One Eurosta solidaginis isolate ZX-2024a chromosome 5, ASM4086904v1, whole genome shotgun sequence DNA segment encodes these proteins:
- the dbo gene encoding kelch-like protein diablo, producing the protein MGDPMLPGTGGSAGASTGAIDRPPSPARLSHTSEKHPKVTLSELNMLRRHRELCDVVLNVGGHKIFAHRVILSACSPYFRAMFTGELEESRQTEVTIRDIDENAMELLIDFCYTAHIIVEESNVQTLLPAACLLQLVEIQDICCEFLKRQLDPTNCLGIRAFADTHSCRELLRIADKFTQHNFQEVMESEEFLLLPVGQLVDIICSDELNVRSEEQVFNAVMSWLKYNVADRRQHLAQVLQHVRLPLLSPKFLVGTVGSDLLVRSDEACRDLVDEAKNYLLLPQERPLMQGPRTRPRKPTRRGEVLFAVGGWCSGDAIASVERFDPQTNDWKMVAPMSKRRCGVGVAVLNDLLYAVGGHDGQSYLNSIERYDPQTNQWSCDVAPTTSCRTSVGVAVLDGFLYAVGGQDGVQCLNHVERYDPKENKWSKVAPMTTRRLGVAVAVLGGYLYAIGGSDGQCPLNTVERYDPRQNKWCAVNPMSTRRKHLGCAVFNNYIYAVGGRDDCMELSSAERYNPHTNTWSPIVAMTSRRSGVGLAVVNGQLYAVGGFDGSAYLKTIEVYDPETNQWRLCGCMNYRRLGGGVGVMRAPQTENYMWIRKDSVV; encoded by the exons ATGGGCGATCCTATGTTGCCTGGCACAGGTGGCAGCGCAGGTGCCTCAACTGGTGCCATTGACCGTCCACCATCACCGGCACGACTATCGCACACCTCCGAAAAACATCCCAAGGTAACATTATCCGAATTGAATATGTTACGTCGTCATCGTGAACTATGTGATGTTGTACTAAATGTTGGCGGTCATAAAATATTTGCACATCGTGTCATCCTTTCGGCATGCAGTCCATACTTTCGCGCCATGTTTACTGGCGAATTAGAAGAGTCCAGACAAACCGAAGTAACCATACGAGATATTGATGAGAATGCTATGGAATTACTTATCGATTTCTGTTATACTGCTCATATCATTGTTGAAGAATCTAATGTACAGACATTACTACCAGCCGCTTGCTTATTGCAATTAGTTGAAATACAAGATATCTGTTGTGAATTTCTGAAGCGTCAACTGGATCCAACAAATTGTCTAGGCATACGTGCCTTTGCTGATACGCATTCATGCCGTGAACTATTAcgcattgctgataaatttaCACAACACAACTTCCAAGAGGTAATGGAGAGTGAAGAGTTTTTATTACTGCCAGTTGGGCAACTGGTGGATATCATATGTAGTGATGAATTGAATGTACGTTCAGAAGAGCAAGTATTCAATGCAGTAATGTCTTGGCTGAAATATAATGTTGCTGATAGGCGACAACATTTAGCACAA gTACTCCAACATGTACGCTTACCTTTATTGTCTCCCAAATTTCTTGTCGGCACTGTTGGCTCTGATTTGTTGGTGCGTTCCGACGAAGCTTGCCGTGATCTCGTCGATGAGGCTAAAAATTATTTGCTATTACCACAAGAACGTCCATTAATGCAAGGTCCACGTACACGTCCACGTAAACCAACACGTCGTGGTGAAGTTCTATTTGCTGTTGGTGGTTGGTGTTCAGGTGATGCCATCGCTTCTGTAGAACGTTTTGATCCACAAACGAATGATTGGAAAATGGTTGCACCGATGAGTAAGCGTCGTTGTGGTGTTGGTGTTGCTGTATTAAATGATCTACTATATGCTGTTGGCGGACATGATGGTCAAAGTTATTTGAATAGTATTGAACGTTATGATCCACAAACAAATCAATGGTCTTGTGATGTTGCGCCAACCACATCCTGCCGTACCAGTGTGGGCGTGGCGGTGCTTGATGGATTTTTATATGCAGTTGGCGGACAAGATGGAGTACAATGTTTGAATCATGTTGAACGTTACGATCCTAAAGAGAATAAATGGTCGAAG GTTGCTCCGATGACTACGCGCCGTTTGGGCGTGGCCGTAGCTGTATTGGGCGGCTATCTGTATGCAATCGGTGGCTCTGACGGCCAGTGTCCCCTTAACACCGTAGAGCGTTATGATCCCAG acaaaataAGTGGTGTGCCGTCAACCCAATGTCCACCCGTCGCAAACATTTGGGTTGTGCTGTTTTCAATAACTACATTTATGCAGTGGGTGGACGTGATGATTGCATGGAATTATCTTCAGCAGAACGCTACAATCCCCATACAAATACTTGGAGCCCAATTGTAGCTATGACTTCTCGTCGGAGTGGC GTTGGATTAGCCGTAGTTAATGGTCAGTTGTATGCAGTTGGCGGCTTTGATGGCTCCGCTTACTTAAAAACAATTGAAGTATATGATCCTGAAACAAATCAATGGCGTTTGTGCGGTTGTATGAATTATAGACGTTTAGGTGGAGGAGTTGGTGTTATGAGGGCACCACAGACCGAAAATTATATGTG GATACGCAAAGATTCTGTGGTTTGA
- the Atg3 gene encoding ubiquitin-like-conjugating enzyme ATG3, producing the protein MQSVLNTVKGTALNVAEYLTPVLKESKFRETGVLTPEEFVAAGDHLVHHCPTWQWAAGDETKTKPYLPKDKQFLITRNVACYRRCRQMEYVGEETVVEEEGGDGGWVETHQLNEDGTAEVEEKVCELTLDESKDEMLTPVSEKATNGPGVAGKVDNNDDDDDDEDDEAIDMDEFEESGMLQLVDPAVATTLRKLDEETSTKNAITDLTTDNTDSVLHTRTYDLHITYDKYYQTPRLWVVGYDEHRKPLTVEQMYEDVSQDHAKKTVTMESHPHLPGPNMASVHPCRHADIMKKIIQTVEEGGGELGVHMYLIIFLKFVQTVIPTIEYDFTQNFNMS; encoded by the exons ATGCAAAGTGTTTTGAACACTGTAAAGGGAACAGCGCTGAACGTTGCTGAGTATCTTACACCAGTGTTAAAG GAATCTAAATTTCGTGAAACTGGTGTTCTAACACCAGAAGAATTTGTAGCCGCAGGAGATCATTTAGTGCATCATTGTCCAACATGGCAATGGGCTGCTGGtgatgaaacaaaaacaaaaccgtATTTACCCAAAG ATAAACAATTCCTTATCACGCGCAATGTGGCATGCTATAGACGTTGCAGACAAATGGAATATGTCGGTGAGGAGACAGTCGTAGAAGAGGAGGGTGGTGATGGGGGTTGGGTCGAAACGCATCAACTGAATGAAGATGGCACAGCGGAGGTGGAAGAAAAAGTTTGCGAACTAACACTTGACGAAAGCAAA gaCGAAATGCTTACACCTGTTAGCGAAAAAGCTACCAATGGTCCTGGTGTTGCAGGAAAAGTTGACAACAACGACGATGATGACGATGATGAGGATGACGAAGCAATCGATATGGATGAATTCGAAGAGAGTGGTATGCTACAATTGGTAGATCCGGCGGTAGCAACAACATTACGAAAGTTAGACGAGGAAACATCCACAAAAAATGCCATCACTGATCTTACCACAGATAACACAGACTCTGTCTTGCATACCCGTACCTACGATCTACACATCACGTATGACAAATATTATCAGACACCACGTCTTTGGGTGGTTGGCTATGATGAG CATCGAAAGCCATTAACTGTTGAACAAATGTATGAGGACGTTTCACAAGATCATGCCAAGAAGACTGTCACAATGGAAAGCCACCCACATTTGCCTGGGCCGAATATGGCTAGTGTGCATCCGTGTCGACATGCTgatattatgaaaaaaattattcaaactgTTGAAGAGGGTGGTGGCGAATTaggtgtacatatgtatttgataatatttttgaaattcgtacaAACAGTTATACCGACCATAGAATATGACTTTACACAAAACTTTAATATGTCTTAA